TTTCAATCGCATTGAGCAAATGAGAAAAATCCTTTTGCCGTTGCTGGTTCTTTCCGTCTCCTTTGTCTCCTGTGCGAGGAAGGAAGTTACGAGGCCTCCCCTCCCACCTGCGCCTTCCAAGAGGATCGTCCTTCCCAGGGACAAGACAGGAGCCTACCCCGCGCCTTACGAAGTAGGGGGAAAGAGATACTACCCCCTTCCTGAATCCATTGGATTCGTTCAATATGGAAAAGCCTCATGGTACGGGGACGGGTTCCACGGGCGCCTTACATCCAGTGGTGAACCATTCGACATGCACAAGAAAAGTGCCGCCCACAAAACCCTTCCCCTGGGTTCCCTCGTGAAGGTTACCAATCTCGAAAACGGAAAACATACCATCGTTCGCATCAATGACCGCGGCCCTTTTGTCAAGGACCGCATCATTGATCTCTCCTATGCGGCGGCCAAGGAGATTGATCTGGTCGACAAGGGGGTGGCCGAGGTCAAAATAGTGGCCTTGGCCGAGGAGGTCGGGGAGCAGGGGGAAAAGGGAACTTCACCTCCCGTGGTAAAGGTAGGGAATTTTGGGAGGGGGAAATTCACTGTGCAGGTAGGGGCATTCGAGAATGAGCGGAACGCCCTGGAACTCGCCAGGCGATTAAAGGTCCTCTATGATTACGTCAGGGTCATTGTCCACCGCGCCCGAAACGGAAAGAACTATTACAAGGTGTGGGTGTCCCAATGCGGTACCCTTGAACGGGCGCGGCGCATCGAGAAGGAACTTGAAGAGACCGGTTTCACAGGGGCCTTTATAGTAAGGATCTAAGACTTCAAAGTGTTACCCTCCTCGTGCCCTAATCAGCCGTACCCGTATTTTTCCTTGAGTTTACGGCAGACAATGGAAGGCACCAATCCGCTGATATCTCCCCCAAGACTGGCCGCCTCCTTGATGATGGTGGAACTGGTGTAAAACCACTTGTAGTCGGTCATCAAAAAGACGGATTGGACGTTGCGGTTCAACTTCCGGTTCATGAGCTGCATCTGAAATTCGTACTCGAAATCCGACATTGCCCTCAACCCCCTGAGGATCACGTTGGATTCCTTCTCCACCACGTAGTCCACCAACAACCCGTCGTATGTGTCCACTTCCACGTTGGGAATATCCTTGCAGACTTCCCTGATCATCTCCATGCGCTCGTCCATGGAAAAAAGGGGCACCTTGTTGGGGTTGTTAAGGAGTGCGATAATGACCTTGTCGAATATCTTCAAGGCCCTTGTGATGATACTCAAATGACCGTTGGTGATGGGATCGAAGGTCCCGGGATAAATCACCGTCTGCGTACTCATCAATCATCCTCGTAATGGTAAAGAGTTAGCTTGGTTTCACCGTAATATTTTCTTCCCGCCGTCTCGAGCCGGCCGATCTTCCCGGGAAGTTCGTCCCCCTTTGATGACTCGGCGACCACGATCGATGGAGATGCGAGGATTTCCGCGCTCTGAAGCAATTCCAAAACAGGTGGGAGCAAACCCTTCCCGTACGGGGGATCAACAAATACCAGGTCGAATCTGTCCTCTTTGAGAATCGCCCTGGATTTCAGAACCCGACTGACATCCCCCTTTACCACGACCGAAAAGGCCTCAAACCCGCAGACCCTGAGATTTTTCCTCACAAGACGGACCGATCGAAGTGAACGGTCAACAAACAGGGCCTTGCATGCTCCCCTGCTGAGGGCCTCGATTCCAAGGATTCCGGTCCCGGCAAAAAGGTCCAGGACCCGGGCTTCAGTCATGTCCTGCCCGAGAAGATCGAACATCGCCTCCCTGACCTTGTCCGCGGTGGGCCTGATATCCATCCCCTTCAAGGTCGCGAGGCGTCGCCCCTTCATCCGTCCACCGGTAATCCTCATTCGGCCCCTTCATTCGGTTCCTCAAAGCTAACGCCCCTCAGGGTTCGACCCCCCGGGCGTATCCGTATAATCAATCCCCCCGTCGCCTCCTGGGCTCCCGGTCACCGGGATCACCCTTTCAGGTCCTTCCCTTATTACACCCCGTCCCGCTCGCACTCGTCGCCTGCTGAGCCGGAAAAGGGTCATAGCCGGGCCTGAAATCGTGTAAGCAAGGGTGATCAGGAAGAGCATAAAGGTCGGACGATAGGCTATGACGATCCCCACCAGGATGACGGAGACCAGCATATTGAATGGTTTGCGGTGCCGTATGTCGAACTTTTTGAAGCTCAGGTAACGGATGGTGCTGACCATCAAAAATGAGAGGATATAGATCAGGGTCAAAGCCATGAAGGGTTTGCTCTGAAGGATTCCGCCCATTTCGTTTGCAAAAAGGACCCAGGAAGAAACCAGGGAGGCGGCCGCCGGGATGGGAAGACCCCGGAAGTAATTGGGCTCGACCACGCTTTTCTGAATATTGAAACGCGCGAGTCTGAGGGCTCCGCAAATCACGTACATAAATGCCGCCAGCCATCCCAGCCTCCCGTAAGGGGCAAGGGCCCACTTGAAGGCGAGTATTCCCGGAGCCACGCCGAAAGCGATGAGATCCGACAGGGAATCGTATTCGACTCCGAAATCACTGGTCGTATGGGTAAAACGCGCTACCCTGCCATCCAATCCATCGAAAAGGGCGGAAACAAGAATAGCGATCGCCGCCGCTTCGTACCTATCCTGCATTGAGGCTATGATCGCGTAAAATCCTCCGAACAGGCTGGCGGATGTGAAGAGGTTGGGAAGGAGGTAGATCCCCTTTCTACGGCTGGTCCGGTTTCTCTTTTTTCTTTTCGTACTCATGGCAGATACCCCAGTTTCGTCAGGCCGGCCTTGACCTTCTGGTTTCTTTGGACAAGGACGCGGCTTTCACGGGGAAGGTAGACATCCAGGCGTGATCCGAACCTGATCAGGCCGAACCGCATCCCAGCTTTGACCAGATCGTTTTCCCGGACCCAGCAGGCGATCCGCCGGGCGATCAGCCCTGCGATTTGAACCACCAGGAGTCTTCCGCCATCGGGAGTCTCCAAGGTGATCCGGTTATTCTCATTTTCTTCGGAAGCCTTGTCCAGGTTTGCGGAAAGGAATCTACCCGGGCGATATTGGATCTTACTGATCCTGCCGGTCGTGGGGATCCGGTTCACGTGAACGTCAAAAATCGACATGAAGATGCCCACCTTAAATGCAGGTTCACCGAAAGGATTTTCCCCGTCCTCCAGCGTACGGATCTCAACGACCCTTCCGTCGGCCGGGGCCAGGATCACCTTTTCCTCCACCTCAGCCCTTCGATCGGGATCCCGAAAAAAATAGATTGTGAAAAGGGTGAGAACGGCTGCCAAGATCCCCGGGACCAGCAAGTGAAAAAGCAGACAGGAAAGCGTGATGAGGATGCCTATCAGGATAAACGGAAACCCTTCACGGGCAACGGGCAGCCTGTTATGAATCTTCGTTCTTTCCACCTTTGATCGGGTCTTCATTTCCCGCCGATCCCGTCTCCGGGAATTATAGTCTGGAGTTCGCCTTCAAATCTTCAGGGGGATCACCTTTCCTGGAGAGCCCTGAGACCGCCGTCCCCCTTTGAAAGATCCGTCCGTTTCCACACCGGAGCGGAAGGGACAGATCACTCATTATATGTCCCGAGCATTGTTTGTCAATCTCCTGGGGCGATCGAGGTTTCACCCTGAGAAATGACCGGGTAGGGATTCGGCCGGATGTCCGGGGGCCTCATGTAGGTAGGAACGAGATCAGGCAGGCCGTCAAAATCGGCTTTGTGAAAACGCTTGAGGGCCAGACACCCCACGGAAGAGGCCCTTGGATTCCAGAGGCTCGATGGGGCCAGGAGCGCATCTTCCCCGAGCGCCTTTGATATAAGTGACCCCTGCCTCCCGAAATCGTTGCCCAGGAAAAAGGTTCTCTCCCTTACAATGGAAGAGAGCCTTTCAATCTTAATACTCATATCTTCGGTGACCCTCTCAACCTTCTCATCTTCAAGCCTTCGGAACAGGGCGGAAAAGACCTCTCCACGCCTGGATTCCAGGATCGCACATACCGGAAGAGCGCAACAGGGCGCCTGCAGGGCCAGGGCCTCGAGGCTGGAAATTCCGATCAAAGGGATATCCAGGCCCTGGCAAAACCCCTTGGCTGCGGCAAGACCCACCCGCAAACCCGTAAAGCTTCCGGGGCCGATCGCCGCTGCAACGGCCTTGAGATTCCGGGGACGAACCCCTGCATGCTCTAAAAGGTAGTCCACGGCAGGCATCAACCCCGTATAGTTCTTCCCCTGGGGAGCCAGAGAGAGTTCTCCCACCAGGTCGCCCTCCTCTTTCAGGAGAGCCACACTGAACTGTCTGCTCGAAGTGTTCAAGGCCAACAACACGGCGATCAAGACCTCCTATTGTTTAATCAGCTTCAAGATATCGTTGTAGGTCACGAAAATCATGAGAAAGATGAGGATTGCAAGGCCTACCTTCTGGGCAAGATCCCTCTTTTTCAGACTGATCGGCCTCCCGGAGACAAGTTCCACGAGGAGAAAGAGGAGAAGTCCGCCGTCAAGGATCGGGATGGGAAAAAGGTTGAGAATGCCGAGGTTGACGCTCACCATGGCCATAAAGGGAAGGAGCAGGGGAAGGCTTTCCTGGGCCACATCCCCCGTCATCTTCCCGATCATGATGGGCCCTCCCAGCAGTTTCAGGGACAAGCGGCCCCGCACAAGATCGACAACCACCATGCAGGTCCTCTCGATCCACTTCCAGGTCTCCAGAACGGCCCTCTGGAAAGCGGAAAGGGGACCGAATTCGATCTTTTTGTATTTTCCGCTCGAAACGATCCCGATAAGGGCGCTCTTGATTTCCTGCCCGTAAACCTTTTCAATGTGTTCCCTCGGGGTGACCTTGAAAGTCAACACCTTTCCGCCCCTCCGAACGGTGATCTCCAGGGGTATCCCGGCCTTGTCCCGGATGATCTCCCGCATCTCCAGCCATTCCTCGATCTTCTTCCCCTGTATGGACAAGACCACGTCACCCTTCTTCAATCCCGCCTCCGCCGCCGCGGATCCGGAGGTCACTTCCCCGATTTCGGGAAGGGTCACGTAGGCCCCCGATACCCAGTAGATACCGAAAAACAAGAAAAGGGCGAGGATCAGGTTGAATACGGGGCCCGCAGCCACGATGGCCATCCGTTTAAGCACGTGCTGGTTCTGGAAAGCACGCTCCTCGTCTTCCGGGGCGATGGGTTCCTCTTCTTCCCCGTCTTCTCCCAGCATCTTCACATAACCCCCGAGGGGAACGGCGGAAACGACATATTCCGTTTCACCTATGGTCTTGCCCACGATCCTGGGACCGAAACCCAGGGAAAACTTAAGGACCTTCACCCGAAAATATTTGGCCATGAGAAAGTGTCCCAGCTCGTGGAAAAAAATCAACACCCCCAACACAACAATAAAAGGAAGAGTATAATACAGGAAAAAATGCATGATTCTCCTTCGCGCATCCCCGCCCTGGAACTAAACCCTCGGTTCCCGTACTTTCCCCCAGACCGGGTCAACGACTCATCTTTTTGAGAAGATCCTCCGCCTTCCGCCTAGCCCATGCATCCGCTTCCATGACACTCTCGATATTCTCCACCTGAAAAGGGGCATGGGCCTCCATGGCCTTCTCGATGAGCTGTGGAATCTGTAAAAATCCGATCCTTTTTTCGAGAAAGGCCTCTACAGCCACCTCGTTGGCCCCGTTCATAACGGCGGGCATACTGTCCCCGATTTCCGCCGCCCGAAGGGCCAGGTCCAGGCAGCGGTACTTTCGCCGGTCGCAACGCTCGAAGCTCAAAGCAGCCGCATCCTCCAGACGCAGGGGTGGAACATGGGTTTCCAGGTGGTTCGGATAAGACAAGGCGTAAGAGATGGGAGTGGCCATATCCGGCACCCCCAACTGGGCGATTACGGACCCATCCTTATATTCCACCATGGAATGGATGATACTCTGGGGATGGATCAGGATACTGATTTGATCCATTTTCAGGTCAAAGAGCCATCGGGCCTCAATGGCCTCGAGCCCCTTGTTCATAAGGGTCGCGGAATCGATAGTGATTTTCCGTCCCATGCTCCAGTTTGGGTGCTGTAAGGCCTGCTCCGGAGTCACGGAGACCAGTTCCTCCAATGTCATGTTCCTAAACGGCCCCCCGGAAGCCGTCAGGATGATTCTCCTGAGATCTTCCCTCGGGTGACCTTGAAGGCACTGGAAGATGGCGCTGTGCTCGCTGTCCACGGGAAGGATGTTAATACCCTTTTCCCGCGCCTTTTCCATGACTAGACTTCCGGCCATCACCATAGTCTCCTTGTTAGCCAAGGCGACGTTCTTCCCTGCCTCGACGGCGGCGAAGGTAGGGATCAATCCTGCAGAACCCGTAATAGCGGAAATCACCGTGTCCACTTCATCGAGGGCGGCAAGGCGGGCGAACCCCTCCACCCCTGCGAAAACATACGGCAGCCCACCGGGGATTTTTTCCCTTAAGCTCGATGCGTCCGCCTCTTCAAGCACCGCCACCGCCCGGGGCTTGAATTTCCGAATCTGGAAGGCCAATAGGTCAAGGTTCTTCCCGGCACTGAGGGCCACAACGCGATATCGGTCCGGGAACTGCTCTATAATGCCAAGGGCGCTCGTGCCGATAGATCCGGTCGAGCCCAACAGAGCGACATTTTTCATTTTTCTTCAAATAGTCCTCTGAAATAATCGATCGTCCGCTTCAATCCCTCTTCGAGGGGTACCCGGGGCTCCCACCCGAGCCTCTCCCGGGCCAAAGTTATGTCGGGGCGCCGCCTCTTGGGATCATCCGGGATGGTAGGTTTGAATTCAAGTCTGGATTTGGAACCGGTCAACCGGATGATGAGTTTGGCCAGGTCCAGGATGCTCGATTCCGCCGGGTTTCCCAGGTTCACAGGGCCTGTGAAATCATCCCCGGCATTCATCATCTTGACAATACCATCGACCATGTCCTCAACATAGCAAAAAGATCTCGTCTGACTGCCGTCCCCGAAAATGGTGATGGGTTCACCATGCAGGGCCTGGGTGATGAAATTGCTGATGACTCTTCCATCATCCGGATGCATCCGCGGGCCGTAGGTGTTGAAAATCCGTACGACCCGGATATTGACTCCGTTCTGCCTGTGGTAGTCGAAAAAAAGGGTTTCCGCACACCGTTTCCCCTCATCATAACAGGCCCTCGGGCCGATTGGATTGACATTTCCCCAGTAGGCCTCTCCCTGAGGATGTTCCGTCGGATCTCCGTAAACCTCGCTGGTGGAGGCCTGAAGGACCTTGGCCTTCACCCTCTTTGCCAGCCCCAGCATGTGGATCGCGCCCATGACGCTGGTCTTGGTCGTTTTGACCGGGTTGAATTGATAATGTATGGGAGATGCCGGACAGGCCAGGTTGTAAATCTGGTCCACCTCTAGGAAGATGGGATTCACTATATCATGACGGATGACCTCAAAGCCGGGGTCCTTCAACAGGTGGAAAATATTCCTCTTTTGTCCGGTGAAGTAGTTGTCCAGGCAAAGGACATCACATCCGTCCTTCAGGAGTCGTTCGCATAGATGGGACCCCAGGAAGCCGGCACCCCCTGTGACAAGGACCCTTACCCTGTCGAATTTCGAGGTTCTGCTCATGAAATCCTTCCCTTTCTCCTTTCGGATCCTCATTGAGAATTTATGGGTGGGTATTTCGCAGTGCTGTGGGGGTCTTTATCTTCGATTCCGAATCTCCCGGGATCATGCCGACCAGGACAGATATAGATATAAAAGGGGTACGGCAAAGAGAAGAGCGTCGATCCTGTCCAGCACCCCTCCGTGTCCCGGAAGTATACCTCCCGAATCCTTGACCCCGCAAAGCCTCTTGATCATGGACTCAACCAGATCACCGATCTGACCCAAAACGGACAGTGCACCCGCGAGAAGCAGGATTCCCGGTCGAACCCGATAAAGGGGCAGGAGGAAGGGGAAAACCAATGCTCCTCCAATGCCACTCAACAATCCAGCCACAGCCCCCTCCCAGGTCTTTCCGGGGCTGACCGAAGGGTAGAGCTTGTGTTTTCCCACGGTGCGTCCGACATAAAAGGCCCCTGTATCGCTGGCAAAGACCACAAAAAGGAGGAAAAAAATCCAGTAATTACCCTTAGGGAAACGATCAATGATGATAAGAAAGGAGAGTGGTACGCAGATATAAACGGACCCCAAAACCGTCCTTCCGGCCCAATCGATTGATTCCCGAAAGGATATGCCGGTGAACAGCATTAAAAGGGCCAGCGGCAAAGCAGCGAAAAGGAAAATCAGCACTGGAACAGAATAGAAATTTCCAAGGGAGGCTGAGAGAAAGAGGCAAAGAGCCAGGCCATAAGTTCCACCCTTGATCCAGGCAGGCGATCCGGGGCAAGCGATTTTAAAGAATTCCCAAAGGCCGATGACGCCAAAAATGGCCACGAGGAGATGAAAACACCACCTGGGGCCGATTCCGATGAGATAGATCAGCACCGGCACCGCGACGATTCCTGTGAGCCATCTCTTGAGGTGCATCACTGCGTCACATGCCCCGCGTCCCGTGGAGAAATGGGTTTTCCGCCTTCCGCCACCTGATCCCCTGTGGCCCCGAACCTCCTTTCCCTTTTCTGGAATTCCTCGAGGGCCTTGAGGTATTCCTCCCTCCTGAAATCCGGCCAGTAGGTCGGGGTGATGTAAATCTCCGTATAGGCCATTTGCCAAAGGAGGAAGTTGCTCAATCGGAACTCCCCGCTGGTCCTGATCAACAGATCGGGATCCGGCATTCCGGCCGTATAAAGGGCATCGGAGATCATCCCTTCCGTGATTGCCTTGGCCGACAATTCTCCTGCCTCAATGCGGGCGGCCAGCTTTTGGAACGCATCGAATATTTCCTGGCGCGATCCGTAACTCAGGGCGAGGGTGAGGACCATATTGCTGTTCCCGGAGGTAAGTTCCTTGGTTTCCCTCAGGGTCTCCTGCACGTCCGCGGGCAGCTTTCCGATCCTCCCGATGGTGTTCAGGCGTATTCCGTTTTCCAGCATCTCCTGGAGTTCGGACTTCAAAAAACGCTTCAGCAATCCCATCAGGGCCCGGATCTCGTATTTCGGCCTCACCCAGTTTTCCTCTGAAAATGCATAAAGGGTGAGCCAGCGGATCCCGAGTTCCCTGCTGGTGCGTACAATCACCCGGACCGATTCGGCCCCCACTTCGTGGCCCCGGACGCGGTTCATGGCCCTTTGCCTGGCCCACCGGCCGTTTCCGTCCATGATGATGGCCACGTGTTTCGGTAATTTTTCAGGATCGATATTGGGCATTCTTCAAGGTTTATGAATGGATGGGGGAGTGCCGCCATGCCGGCCTAATGCGGAGGAATGCTCCCCGGTATATTCCCCGGATCCCGCCGGGCCGGCGATCCAACGGCACAGGTTGCGCGGTTCTCTGTGGGGCGGGGAAAAGGGTATCCCGACTCCGATGGGAATCCTAGAATTCCATGATTTCTTTTTCCTTCTCCGAGGTGATCTCGTCGATCTTCTTGATAAATTCATCGGTGATCTTTTGGACCTCCTCCTGCCCCCTGAAGGCTTCATCCTCGGAGATCTCCTTTTCGTTCTTCAATTCCTTCAGGTACTCGTTCGCCTCCCGCCTGTGATTTCGAATGGAGATCTTACCTTCTTCAGCCATCTTTTTGGCCAGTTTGGCCAATTCTTTTCTCCGTTCCTCAGTGAGCGGTGGAATTGGAATCCTGATCATCTTTCCATCGTTCATGGGGGTCAGGCCCAATTCCGACTTAAGGATACTCTTTTCAATCTCCCCAATAATGGACTGGTCCCAGGGTTTAACGAGGATCAAGCGGCTTTCCGGCACCGAAAGAGACGCCACTTGGTCCAGGGGCATCTGTGTATCGTAGCAATCGACCCGTATCCCATCCAGGAGCGCCGTCGAGGCCCTGCCGGTGCGGAGCTTGGAAAACTCCCTCTTGAGGGCTTCGATGGTCTTGTTCATCTTTTCCCGCGTCTCAGATAGAATCTCTTCTTTCATGATTCGCCTCCTGAAATGAGTGTTCCCACGTCTTCCCCGAAAACCGCCCTCTCGATGTTTCCAGGTCTTTTCATATTGAAGACGACGATGGGTAGTCCCTGGTCCTTCGCCAGGGAGACCGAGGTCAAGTCCATGACCTTGAGATTCATGGCCAAAACCTGGTCATAGGTCAATCTTGAAAACCGCTTGGCCGTGGGGACCTCCGCAGGATCGGCATCGAACACTCCATCCACCTTTGTTGCCTTCAAAAAAACGCCGGCCTGGATCTCCAGGGCCCGCAGGGTGGCTGCCGTATCCGTACTGAAAAAAGGATTACCGGTCCCCGCCGTGAAGATCACAACCCGCCCCTTATGGAGATGGTCCACGGCGCGGGATCGGATATAGGGTTCGGCGATCTCGTTCATTTCAACCGCAGACATGACCCTCGTCTCAACTCCCCGTCCCTTTAGGGCCTCACCCAACGCGATACCGTTTATTACCGTGGCAAGCATGCCCATGTGATCGGCGGGTACCCGGCCTATGCCGTACTCGCCGGCCTTCAACCCTCTGAAGATATTCCCTCCGCCGACCACCACGGCCACCTCTATGCCCTTAGTTTGGAGTCCCTGAATTTCGCGGGCCACCTTTCCGAGGGTCTCCGGTTCAATACCGAAGGACTGATCCCCCATCAAGGCCTCCCCGCTCACTTTGAGCAGGACTCGCCTGTATCGGGGGGGCTTACTTGGCATCTGCCTCCCCCAGTTGATACCGGACAAAACGCCGAATCACGATATTCTCTCCGGTTTTGGCCATCAGTTCATTGAGAAGGTCCTGGACCGTGATATCGGGATTTTTCACATAGGCCTGTTCCAGCAGGCAGACCTCGGAATAGAACTTTTTCAATTTTCCCTCGACGATCCTATCGATCACCTTTTCCGGTTTACCGGAGGCCTTAGCCTGGGTTGCGTAAATCTCTTTTTCCTTTGCCAGGATTTCCTCCGGCACGCCTTCCCGGTCGATGGCGAGTGGATTGGTGGCCGCAATCTGCATGGCGATATTCTTGACGAATTCAGAAAAGTCATCGGTCTTGGCCGAAAAATCCGTCTCGCAGTTCACCTCGACCAGGACGCCTATCTTTCCGCCTGCATGGATGTAGGACTGAATCTGTCCCTCTGAAGTAGCCCGACCTCCCCTCTTCTGGGCTGTGGCGATCCCTTTCTTCCTGAGATATTCCACGGCCTTTTCCATATCGCCGTCACAGGCCTGGAGGGCCTCTTTACAATCCATGACCCCCACGCCGGTCTTTTCCCTCAACTCCTTAACCAATGTCGCTTTGATTTCCAATTTACGATTCCTCCGCGATCTCTTCTTGAGTTTTCGGTTCACCCTCCCGCTTTCCGACTACGATCACTTCCGGTCCGCTTTCATCCTCCGAAGGGGGGGTGGTTACGGGCTGCTTTTCTTCCTCCTCTTTTTCGGCCTCGGCTTCCGCCCTGAGTCGTTCCTCCGCAATCTTGTGTCCTTCTATACAAGCGTCGGCGATCTTGGATGAAATCAGCCGGATGGCCCTGATGGCGTCATCATTGCCCGGAATGATATAGTCGATGTCATCGGGATCACAATTCGTGTCGGCGATGGCCACCAGGGGAATACCCAGTTTTCTCACCTCTCTCACCGCTATATGTTCCTTCTTCGGATCCACGATGAAAACGGCTCCCGGCAATTCGTCCATATCCTTGATTCCGCCTAAATTCTTCTCCAGCTTGACCAACTCCTTCTCCATCTTGAGCGCTTCCTTCTTCGTGTAACGGCTGATGGTTCCGTCCTGGATCATGCTTTCCAACTCCTTCAGTCGAGACACGCTACGCCGAATGGTCTGGAAATTGGTCAGGGTACCGCCCAGCCAACGGTTCACCACATAAAACATTCCGCATCGCTCCGCTTCCTCGACAATGGAGTCATGGGCCTGTTTTTTCGTACCAACGAAGAGAA
This Deltaproteobacteria bacterium DNA region includes the following protein-coding sequences:
- the rpsB gene encoding 30S ribosomal protein S2, with amino-acid sequence MPLSINMKQLLEAGVHFGHQTRRWNPKMKPYIFGSRNGIHIIDLQKTVNLFASAYDFIVQTVADGYSVLFVGTKKQAHDSIVEEAERCGMFYVVNRWLGGTLTNFQTIRRSVSRLKELESMIQDGTISRYTKKEALKMEKELVKLEKNLGGIKDMDELPGAVFIVDPKKEHIAVREVRKLGIPLVAIADTNCDPDDIDYIIPGNDDAIRAIRLISSKIADACIEGHKIAEERLRAEAEAEKEEEEKQPVTTPPSEDESGPEVIVVGKREGEPKTQEEIAEES
- a CDS encoding UMP kinase, whose product is MPSKPPRYRRVLLKVSGEALMGDQSFGIEPETLGKVAREIQGLQTKGIEVAVVVGGGNIFRGLKAGEYGIGRVPADHMGMLATVINGIALGEALKGRGVETRVMSAVEMNEIAEPYIRSRAVDHLHKGRVVIFTAGTGNPFFSTDTAATLRALEIQAGVFLKATKVDGVFDADPAEVPTAKRFSRLTYDQVLAMNLKVMDLTSVSLAKDQGLPIVVFNMKRPGNIERAVFGEDVGTLISGGES
- the tsf gene encoding translation elongation factor Ts; the encoded protein is MEIKATLVKELREKTGVGVMDCKEALQACDGDMEKAVEYLRKKGIATAQKRGGRATSEGQIQSYIHAGGKIGVLVEVNCETDFSAKTDDFSEFVKNIAMQIAATNPLAIDREGVPEEILAKEKEIYATQAKASGKPEKVIDRIVEGKLKKFYSEVCLLEQAYVKNPDITVQDLLNELMAKTGENIVIRRFVRYQLGEADAK
- the frr gene encoding ribosome recycling factor, producing the protein MKEEILSETREKMNKTIEALKREFSKLRTGRASTALLDGIRVDCYDTQMPLDQVASLSVPESRLILVKPWDQSIIGEIEKSILKSELGLTPMNDGKMIRIPIPPLTEERRKELAKLAKKMAEEGKISIRNHRREANEYLKELKNEKEISEDEAFRGQEEVQKITDEFIKKIDEITSEKEKEIMEF